The genomic segment CCTAGCAGATCCTGGTTGGTAAGCTTGAAGGACTGAATGGTTTCTTGCAAAGACTTCTGTGTCTATAGGGTAAGAAAAGTCTAGGCTGAGATCGTAAGATTTGGCCCAGGAGGGAACCCTGAGCCTCCATTCTGCTTTGTTTTCCATGCCAGATGTGCTAACAGAGTACCTTCTCAGAAAGGGGGGACAGTGGCTGAGGGGTATGAACCCAGAACCCAGATGAGGCTCAGCCTGCCATGTCCTCCCAGCTCCTTACCTTCTTGGGAATCCGCTCCCAGGACCTGAGCAAGTGCTCCAGCAGCAGGCTGTGGGGAAAGCACAACCCCTTCCAATCAAGAGGCCCACTTGGCCCCTTCCATCCCCCTGTCCTCCACGAGGCCCCGCTCCTTCAGGCTGAAAGATATccacctccccgccccctgcagAGGAGCAGCTTCCTAGAGGCCTCCCAGCAATGTTCCCACTGAACTTGAGGGGCATGAGCCTGAACAAGTGACAAACATCCCCCTTCTGCTTCTAGGACAGGGACACACCAGAAGCGTGAATTAAGGCTTCTCTGTGTGGATCAGGGGCAGgtgaccctcccacccccacctgcctGGACTGTGACAGGTGCTTGGGGTACAGCTGCCTCCAGACGCCGGTGCTGAAGGGGTCCACCGTCAGGCACTCGGTCAGGCTGCTCAGGAGCTGCACAGAGGACAGGAGAAGGGAGAGactgctggggcccggggctGGTGGCAGGGAGATTGCTGGGAGGTAATCCTCCTCTCTTAAGTGAGGCCATCCGGGCAACACATCCACCCTAAAGGATGGAGAAATTGTGCCCATACCCCAAAACTCTCCGAGAGGCTGTAAACGGGGAGGCCAGGGCTCCTGAGCTCGAAGTTCACTTGTCTGCAAGGGGCAGGATATCAGAGACCGGCCAGACCTGAATGTGCCTCTTTTCGGCTCCGTTCTTCTGAGGGCAGAGCATGAGGGAGCCGGGCAGGCAGCTGTCAGGAGTGAGCTAAGGGGATGCCCAGAAAATGGGCTCCCTGAAGCAGGGCCTTTGTCAGCAGATAAGGACCTCTGTAGCAGACCCCTGGGAAGGAAAAAGGAGCCTCCCACCATTTCCTCACCTCTTTCTTCATCTCCGGAGGGCAGCCAGGGGTGGCTCTGGACAGGAAGGAGGGGAAGTAGGTGTGCAGGGTGGATTCTGGCTTCGCCCCAAATGCCAGCACCTTCAGTCGTGGGTAGAGCTGACACAGCTGCTCCTGCAGGCTGTGGAGGGGGTTGAGAAGAGAGCCAGGCACAGCTCTAAATGGATTTGTGCGCTGTGTCCCTTCTGCCTGCCTCAGAGTCCACACCCTGCCCAAGGCGGGCAGTCATGAAGGGCCTTGTGATGGTTCTGCATCTTTCTAGACTCGGAGACTTCTTGGAAAATTTGCTCAGAGTCATGGGTCCCCTCCCCAGGAAAATGCCCACATGCCAATCACACTTGAGGGCCCATATAATTCCAGGGGTTCAATGATCCCTTGTACTTGCAGGTTGATAATCTCAGATGTAGAGTGGCTGGAAGGGAAGGGACATATATTGTCTACTCCTAACCCTCTGCTGGGATCCTTCACAGCAGGTGTGCCCCAGGGCAGCCCTACCTGGGAGTCAGGGAGTTGTTGGGCATATAGGCAAAGTCCAGAAGTGGGAATAAGTCCTTGGGGCCAATCATGCCAAAGCCCTTGGTGAGGTTGGGGTGCATCctgtggaggaagaaagaaacaggcTTGTTGGGGACCACCTGCCCGGGCCATGGACACAGCTAAGAATAACATCTAAGAAAAAAGGGCATAACctagctgtaaaaaaaaaaaaaagaaaaagggcataAACTCtaccccatccccctccccttcctggctccctccctttccttcttccccatcACACTGTGAGTTGGGAGGAGCTGGTCCTGATTTTCCTCACATCTATGGAAACCAGGATCACAGCACCCCATTTTGCTGAAATAGCCACTGGAAAACGCCCTGGGCCTTGGCCTTGCTGTTCCCTGCCGTTACTCACAGGAGCAGCCGATCCAGGTATGCAATGGCGAATGGAGACAGAGACTTGATGCCCAGCACAGGCAGCATGATCCCCAGCCACACTGTGAAGACAAAGGTCAGGGAGGACGCCTCAGGCCTGGATCCACTGAGAACATTAAAGAGCAACTTGCTGGCTCCAaaacctccctctctcttccccacttCCTCGTTACCTCTCAGTCCCTCGGTGAGATTGGCAAAACCTGCCTGACCCAGGGCCCACATGATGGTCAGACACTTTGCTGGTCGGCTCTGGTGGGACCTCAGCAGTTCCAGGAACTGAGGAGACCGGTGGGAGAGACAGGTTGGGATAGGGCAGAGTGCCAGGAGCACTCCCCAAgccagggaggaagagagatgtcaactgagagaggaggggaaggctgTGGGACAGGGCAGCAGCACGACAGCGTGCTGGAGCGATTCAGAGGGAGGCTCCGGCACCAGGCTGTGGCCTCCACCCATACTTGCCACTTACTAGTTGACCAACTCTATGAGAGTTACTGAACCCCTCTGCGGCTCAAtcttctcatctacaaaatgggaatagcaGCAGTACCTACCTCATATAATGTACAAAGTAGACACAGTAAGCGCTAACAGTGTTAGCTGTGATCATCTGTCTTACAGGACCTCCCACTACCCCTTAATTGGGTCTAACAGTGTAGATTCCGCGCAGCCTCCCCAATCCTAGCCTCCCGATGTCCCCACCACGACCCTGAGCTCACCTTGCCCAGGTTCATGGTGGCGATCTTGGGCTTGTCCTGCAGAATGGCCTGGATACAGATGCGGTAACCGTGTAGTGACTCCCCTGGAGAGATATACATTCTCAGACCTACATATACTAATCAGCATCCCAAACCTGTAACCTCCCTTTTGACAGCTGAGAGCCCAGAACCCAGGCCCAGCGAGTCCTAACATCCTCCTCCTTTTCCAAAAGAGTGTTGAGGTTAGCACACTTCTCTGCTGAAACGGAACCACCCAGCTACTCCTGAAGCAGGAAAAAGGGGGTAGGCTCCCCAGATGGGACTGGGCTATTCCTCACGGGCCCCTCTCACCTGGCGTCTTATCCAGCTCTTGTAGCATGGTGAATAGACAGTGGTCaaaaaagagctccagagactcCGCTGCCTTTGCCAGTAGCCCTCGGATGATGCCACGCAGCTCCCGGCTCACCAGGCTGTAGGGATAATCTGCGACCGAGAGGCCTCGTATGAGTGCTAGGACCAGAAGCCTCTGCCAGCTCTGAGAGCTCTGGTTTGCCCCCTGAGAACGGTACGTGGAGGCAGAGGTCACTGCACTGTGGCTGGCATCCTCCCTATTTCAACGAGGTCCGGAAACTTTTAAGCCATGATGATTTGAGAACAGCTGAAATCACCCATGTAAATCAGGGCAGTAGGGGGCATTGGGCTCAGTTACTAAGTAACATGCTTACGCACAGCCCTTTCATAATTTCCTTGAACTTGTCTGGAGAACTAACCGTGAGTATGCTGGCTTAGCGTGGGCTCACTTGGAGGCACTTGGAGCTTGTAGTTGAGATAGCTGGCCAGGTCCTTCAACCACACAGATGGGTTGCCAGAGAACACGCTTTGGCTCTTGTCCAGTTCCTTCTGCAGAGCTGCCAGGTCCAGCTGCCAGGGACACAGGACCCTCATGGTGAGTTGTGGGTACAGAGTAATGGGGTAGAGGTGGGAAAATGGTTGAACTAGGTGGTGGTAGGAAGAACAAAGGGTTTCTGCTTTTAAACGAAAGTATGTGGAATGCCACACTTTTGCTGAATCCAGATCTTTAGGAAACAGAGACCATGACAGCTGCAATTGCTGATCTCAAGGACTAATACTCTTGGGCCCTTCACAGGTTCAAGGGGAAAAACAGAAGACTAGATGGAAAATGAAAGATCACTCCTTCCTTGTGGAGAGGAACCACAAGCAGTTTTTCTAAATCCTCCCTGTATCTCTGGATTTTCAAGGCCCTCCTCTCACTAATCTATGTTTCTCTATAAACGTATTTCCTTTCCATCCTAAGTGCAAACACTGTACCCCTTGGGGTTTCCATCCTTTCCTGAACGCCTCCTCTCAGCCAGCAATGTCCCACATTCCACAGGTCCCTGAGCCGCCTGTCCCCCTCCCGCTCCTCTCATTTTCTCTACTCCTTGAGTCCTCATTCTTGCCCTGCCTAAAGCCTAGGCACACTCACAGCTTTCAGTGCCTCCTCCAGGCTGCGAAAGCGGCCCTGCTTCTGGTTCTGGTTGGTGAGCGTGGCCACCTTCTTAGTCTGCTTCTTGTTCCCCGGTTTCTTAGGCTCCACAGCAGGGGGTGGAACCTGCTCCTTATTTTGCCGCTTCATGATTTTCTCAAAGCCCCGCTCATACAGGGTGCTTGTCGTCTGGATTGGAGCTGGGGTAATGACAGGCAGAGAAAGGGGGGCAGCCCTGAGTCAGGAGGGCCTCACAGGAACAGTGGTCCCTTCCTCCACACTGTCACCTAATTCATCTCCAGGGAGGATCCTGCCTCAAAGCCCCTTCTTGCTGTCCTGCTTCAGGAGCAGGGCAGGGAGCCCTCCTGGCTGCTTCTTCAGTAATCACAGCTCGTGAGTTCATGGGCTCTTTCACAGAGATGAGGCGTTTCTTTATTAGGAAATCAGAGTATGTGAGAATCGGTGGTCGGGGGTGGGATACGGACGGCGGGCTTCTTTGTTGAATGGCTACCAGTCTGGGAGATCAGGATTTTTCCATCTTGGTTCTACCCCAGTTCCTTCTGGTTCAGATGTGACAACTCTATAATCAACAAGTGGCAAGCCTTCTCCACTCCTCCAGGAGGCTTTGAGGAAACCAGCACCACTTAGAATAATACTTGGTGGGTGTGGACAGTGTGTGGTGGGTCATTTCTCCCAGTGCAGGGCCTCATGTGCGTCCCAGTCCCCACGCCCACTCCCGACCTGCTGGTTACTTAAGGCGGGGGCACCGTGTATAATGAACCAGGATGCCTCTCCGCAGCTCTCGGACACCTGCCCGGAGAGGCCAGGCCAGGGCCCGGGAACAGCTGGTAGGGCGTATGTGCAGTCAGCTGAGCGTCCGAAGACCAGAATCCCGGTCCCCACTGACATGGGATCCTGGACAAGGCATCTAACttcgctgggcctcagtttactcatttgaGAGGCAAGGACAGCGACTTCCCTCGCGCTGTCTACCTCCCGTGAGGCTCAAAATAGGCAACGCCAGGGTAGCGCCGGCTGA from the Globicephala melas chromosome 12, mGloMel1.2, whole genome shotgun sequence genome contains:
- the TMEM214 gene encoding transmembrane protein 214, yielding MSARTAGGGRWEVVKKGRRPGAGSSGKGGGGDRRALGEANGVWKYDLTPPIQTTSTLYERGFEKIMKRQNKEQVPPPAVEPKKPGNKKQTKKVATLTNQNQKQGRFRSLEEALKALDLAALQKELDKSQSVFSGNPSVWLKDLASYLNYKLQVPPSEPTLSQHTHDYPYSLVSRELRGIIRGLLAKAAESLELFFDHCLFTMLQELDKTPGESLHGYRICIQAILQDKPKIATMNLGKFLELLRSHQSRPAKCLTIMWALGQAGFANLTEGLRVWLGIMLPVLGIKSLSPFAIAYLDRLLLMHPNLTKGFGMIGPKDLFPLLDFAYMPNNSLTPSLQEQLCQLYPRLKVLAFGAKPESTLHTYFPSFLSRATPGCPPEMKKELLSSLTECLTVDPFSTGVWRQLYPKHLSQSSLLLEHLLRSWERIPKKTQKSLQETIQSFKLTNQDLLGKGSCSNQDVITCDAACKSLLQQARGFWLPWTRLLLLVLVFAIGFLCHDFRSHSSFQASFSGRLLHSSGVLPAGQQACTKIYSYSLQGYSWLEETLPAWGSHLLTMVRPSLQLAWAHTSATVSFLSAHCASHLAWFGDSLTSLSQRLQTQLPDALNQLLHSLRELLLFLYQNVLLPTWHMLLEALARAQEHCHVACRGGVTWDCVKTQLSEAAHQTWLCLQETTVAFLNWAFAMIPQQ